One genomic window of Longimicrobiaceae bacterium includes the following:
- a CDS encoding DUF3131 domain-containing protein, which translates to MRKQSLTLALAACLAAAPSLAAQSNSGASRLPQSDAGLYGDAARVAWTYVEKQTQPESGFVNSVINYPYATVWDIGSGIAALYCAGELGLVDRTEYDRRMRLVLKTLRETGMYDNGGFNKNYSTRTGKMAGRNNAESSQADKGYGWSALDTGRLLTWLRIVEVNQPQYRDDVEAIVHRLDFRRMVADGYLRGEDVSPRGGRARAYQEGKLGYEQYSATGYALWGQRADRALSLSANTRPITVMGVPLVADNRGGRLTSEPFILMGLETGWTPEQRELAWRVLAAQEARFRQTGTVTIVSEDALNRPPYFLYYSVWSDGREFAVEPPEGAPPGDTPRTVSTKAAFGWHALLPSSYTLKGVQTVAAARTSNGWGAGVFEADARISGGENVNTAAIVLESALYVKRGGRPLIEPVAPPAAPAAAAR; encoded by the coding sequence ATGAGAAAGCAGAGCTTGACCCTGGCGCTCGCGGCGTGCCTGGCCGCGGCACCCTCGCTGGCGGCGCAGTCGAACTCCGGGGCGTCGCGCCTGCCGCAGAGCGACGCCGGCCTGTACGGCGACGCCGCGCGCGTGGCCTGGACGTACGTGGAGAAGCAGACGCAGCCGGAGTCAGGCTTCGTCAACTCCGTGATCAACTACCCGTACGCGACGGTGTGGGACATCGGCAGCGGGATCGCGGCGCTGTACTGCGCGGGCGAGCTGGGGCTGGTGGACCGGACCGAGTACGACCGCCGCATGCGCCTGGTGCTCAAGACCCTGCGCGAGACGGGGATGTACGACAACGGCGGCTTCAACAAGAACTACTCGACCCGCACGGGCAAGATGGCCGGCCGCAACAACGCCGAGTCGTCGCAGGCCGACAAGGGCTACGGCTGGTCCGCGCTGGACACGGGGCGGCTGCTCACGTGGCTGCGCATCGTGGAGGTGAACCAGCCGCAGTACCGCGACGACGTAGAGGCCATCGTGCACCGGCTCGACTTCCGCCGCATGGTGGCCGACGGCTACCTGCGCGGCGAGGACGTGAGCCCCCGCGGCGGCCGGGCGCGGGCGTACCAGGAAGGCAAGCTGGGCTACGAGCAGTATTCCGCCACCGGCTACGCGCTGTGGGGCCAGCGGGCGGACCGCGCCCTGAGCCTGAGCGCCAACACGCGCCCCATCACGGTGATGGGCGTCCCGCTGGTCGCGGACAACCGCGGCGGGCGGCTCACCAGCGAGCCGTTCATCCTCATGGGCCTGGAGACGGGGTGGACGCCGGAGCAGCGCGAGCTCGCGTGGCGCGTGCTGGCGGCGCAGGAAGCGCGCTTCCGGCAGACGGGCACCGTAACCATCGTGAGCGAGGACGCGCTGAACCGGCCGCCGTACTTCCTCTACTACTCGGTGTGGTCCGACGGCCGCGAGTTCGCGGTAGAGCCGCCCGAGGGCGCGCCTCCCGGCGACACGCCGCGCACGGTGAGCACCAAGGCCGCGTTCGGCTGGCACGCGCTGCTCCCCAGCAGCTATACGCTGAAGGGCGTGCAGACGGTGGCGGCCGCGCGCACCTCCAACGGCTGGGGCGCCGGCGTGTTCGAGGCCGACGCGCGCATCTCCGGCGGCGAGAACGTGAACACCGCCGCCATCGTGCTGGAGTCCGCTCTGTACGTGAAGCGAGGCGGCCGCCCCCTCATCGAGCCCGTCGCACCGCCCGCCGCCCCTGCCGCTGCGGCCCGCTGA
- a CDS encoding ATPase domain-containing protein yields the protein MLSTGIEALDARLGGLVTGRYYLVSGGPGTGKSSVALQFVGAGLEAGERCAILTQDDPEDLVAQAEFLGYDFRAAALDDRLVILQYRLDFAHNFTRVSDPDRIARELRQMVGDEPVHRFVVDSLVPFVDGDGGGGDTAGALANLLETVGATTYLTVPGDTGDAHYWRIYDRVVTGAAGIFHLERTEGQARELSLRKLRQAAVSAEPFRFTLAAGVGIVEQAPPSSKRADLPPELQRRVVVLNTAARLPGELQDVLESAYDVRLYNTVESAFADLATGGFGALVVVLDPRDPDSAFSLVRQLRKLGNGAPILYVSSAHELRSSTRSRGLRVGGDDFVTDDLDPREFLERVEVARARGHRHGAAPVGAESIVLQPTDDDGRPLPVEEAELRRAVRHQVEHAPHPFFALVSLRPAKRELDRTWRVLCEQLRVREGDLVAKTEDGRVSVYLHDINRRHVKELLARIMASQPGLKGAEDPELYSYPVDRAEIEHWLARDGAPELAASRA from the coding sequence ATGCTGTCGACGGGAATCGAAGCGCTGGACGCCCGGCTGGGCGGCCTGGTCACCGGCCGCTACTACCTGGTGAGCGGCGGCCCCGGTACCGGGAAGTCGTCGGTCGCGCTCCAGTTCGTGGGCGCGGGGCTGGAGGCGGGCGAGCGCTGCGCCATTCTCACGCAGGACGACCCCGAGGACCTGGTGGCCCAGGCGGAGTTCCTAGGCTACGACTTCCGCGCCGCCGCGCTCGACGACCGCCTCGTCATCCTCCAGTACCGCCTGGACTTCGCGCACAACTTCACCCGCGTCTCGGACCCGGACCGCATCGCCCGCGAGCTTCGGCAGATGGTGGGCGACGAGCCCGTGCACCGCTTCGTGGTCGACTCGCTGGTGCCCTTCGTGGACGGCGACGGCGGCGGGGGAGACACGGCGGGCGCGCTGGCGAACCTGCTGGAGACGGTGGGCGCCACCACGTACCTGACCGTGCCGGGAGATACGGGAGATGCGCACTACTGGCGCATCTACGACCGCGTGGTGACGGGCGCGGCGGGCATCTTCCACCTGGAGCGCACCGAGGGCCAGGCGCGCGAGCTGTCGCTGCGCAAGCTGCGCCAGGCCGCGGTGAGCGCGGAGCCGTTCCGCTTCACCCTCGCCGCGGGCGTGGGTATCGTGGAGCAGGCGCCGCCGAGCTCCAAGCGTGCCGACCTGCCGCCGGAGCTCCAGCGGCGGGTCGTGGTCCTCAACACCGCCGCGCGTCTGCCCGGCGAGCTCCAGGACGTGCTGGAGAGCGCGTACGACGTGCGGCTGTACAACACGGTGGAGAGCGCCTTCGCGGACCTGGCCACGGGCGGCTTCGGCGCGCTCGTGGTCGTCCTGGACCCGCGCGACCCGGACAGCGCGTTCTCGCTGGTCCGGCAGCTCCGCAAGCTGGGCAACGGCGCGCCCATCCTCTACGTCTCGTCCGCGCACGAGCTCCGCAGCAGCACGCGTTCGCGCGGCCTGCGCGTCGGCGGCGACGACTTCGTGACCGACGACCTGGACCCGCGCGAGTTCCTGGAGCGGGTAGAGGTCGCCCGCGCCCGCGGCCACCGTCACGGCGCCGCACCGGTGGGCGCCGAGAGCATCGTGCTCCAGCCCACCGACGACGACGGCCGCCCCCTGCCGGTGGAGGAGGCGGAGCTGCGCCGCGCCGTGCGGCACCAGGTGGAGCACGCGCCCCATCCGTTCTTCGCGCTCGTCTCCCTCCGTCCCGCCAAGCGCGAGCTGGACCGCACGTGGCGGGTGCTGTGCGAGCAGCTCCGGGTGCGCGAGGGCGACCTGGTCGCGAAGACGGAAGACGGGCGCGTCTCCGTGTACCTGCACGACATCAACCGGAGGCACGTGAAGGAGCTGCTGGCGCGCATCATGGCCAGCCAGCCGGGACTGAAGGGCGCGGAGGACCCCGAGCTGTACAGCTATCCGGTCGACCGCGCGGAGATCGAGCACTGGCTGGCGCGCGACGGTGCGCCCGAGCTCGCGGCGAGCCGCGCATGA
- a CDS encoding tetratricopeptide repeat protein, which translates to MTAPTRRGYGLRLAAYVAALFLVGGTAVAVLLRTKPAFQVVVFGTARADAGAVSAAEIRPAGWLGMRWGKMGSLLTGELLAGQPGTPYPGWTEAGLNVADSRTLGEARRLSGEQDWTGALAAYDRLLAANPANDVIAVERARVLSWSGDNAAAGAALAVVSTRRPSDEALRLEAARYYWWAAKAEEADSLTGEALALRPDDRAADSLRNVVRSSSSPSISTARRWLRQRNGPVENLQLARALAREKEYADALPHYRAAIARRASPDSVVLEYAGTALAADSPTVAASAFRTYLRDHPRDRETRIALARALSWAKDYDAALPVYADLLDGRDDAALRYELAEAQAWSGHETEAIASLRRIVSTDTANANAWRLLGDLSRWHGEWAGAQEGYRHAAALDPQMDGIWTALAEVGREREAARIAMLPPRVEEGRVEVESFGDTQGFRNTVARGVRTWQPAWGTVEVAVERQQVSGDVPNTWEGDASGYAISAHAERELRPGLTAGASAGASEYPDQGLVPTWGADVSIGRRDGVGLSVEYVRQPAFRRVSTMASLDAEGTSDLLRASGYRPLGRWSAWSQAEVERLHAKLGTTGRLGASLGLSRQVTKEVGVAFAATAIAARGDAPALPGGPALWWVPEYYVEPSVRVSYGRSLGRRWIVGGSAAPGLAFVRERQGALRRFPSSTFPTVDVGLNARYTYGRWSVGGAGSWNGAVGSGYRSAAIQLSGGYVVQVKR; encoded by the coding sequence ATGACCGCGCCCACGCGGCGGGGATACGGCCTGCGCCTGGCGGCGTACGTCGCGGCGCTCTTCCTGGTGGGGGGCACCGCGGTCGCCGTGCTGCTGCGAACCAAGCCCGCGTTCCAGGTGGTCGTCTTCGGCACCGCGCGGGCCGACGCGGGCGCCGTCTCCGCCGCGGAGATCCGGCCCGCGGGGTGGCTGGGGATGCGCTGGGGGAAGATGGGCTCCCTGCTCACGGGCGAGCTCCTGGCGGGGCAGCCCGGGACGCCCTATCCGGGGTGGACGGAGGCCGGGCTGAACGTGGCGGACAGCCGCACGCTGGGCGAAGCGCGCCGCCTCTCCGGCGAGCAGGACTGGACGGGCGCGCTGGCCGCGTACGACCGTCTCCTTGCCGCGAACCCCGCCAACGACGTGATCGCCGTCGAGCGGGCGCGCGTGCTCTCGTGGTCCGGCGACAACGCCGCCGCGGGCGCCGCGCTCGCCGTCGTCTCCACGCGTAGGCCGTCGGACGAGGCGCTGCGGCTGGAGGCGGCGCGCTACTACTGGTGGGCGGCCAAGGCGGAAGAGGCGGATTCGCTCACGGGCGAGGCGCTGGCGCTGCGCCCGGACGACCGCGCGGCGGACTCGCTCCGCAACGTGGTCCGCTCGTCGTCGTCCCCCTCGATCTCGACGGCGCGGCGCTGGCTGCGGCAGCGGAACGGGCCGGTGGAGAACCTCCAGCTCGCCCGCGCCCTGGCGCGCGAGAAGGAATACGCGGACGCGCTTCCGCACTACCGCGCCGCCATCGCCCGCCGTGCATCTCCCGACTCCGTCGTGCTGGAGTACGCTGGCACCGCGCTCGCCGCGGACTCGCCGACCGTGGCCGCGTCGGCCTTCCGCACGTACCTGCGCGACCACCCGCGCGACCGCGAGACGCGTATCGCCCTCGCCCGCGCGCTGTCTTGGGCGAAGGACTACGATGCGGCGCTTCCCGTCTACGCCGACTTGCTGGACGGACGCGACGACGCCGCGCTGCGCTACGAGCTCGCCGAGGCGCAGGCGTGGAGCGGCCACGAGACCGAGGCCATCGCCTCCCTGCGCCGCATCGTTTCCACCGACACGGCGAACGCGAACGCGTGGAGGCTGCTGGGCGACCTCTCCCGCTGGCACGGCGAGTGGGCGGGCGCGCAGGAGGGCTACCGCCACGCCGCCGCGCTGGACCCGCAGATGGACGGCATCTGGACCGCGCTGGCCGAGGTGGGCCGCGAGCGCGAGGCGGCCCGCATCGCGATGCTGCCGCCGCGAGTCGAGGAAGGCCGCGTGGAGGTGGAGTCGTTCGGCGACACGCAGGGCTTCCGCAACACCGTCGCCCGCGGGGTGCGCACGTGGCAGCCCGCGTGGGGCACGGTGGAGGTCGCCGTGGAGCGCCAGCAGGTCTCCGGCGACGTGCCGAACACGTGGGAAGGCGACGCCTCCGGATACGCGATCTCCGCCCATGCCGAGCGCGAGCTGCGGCCCGGGCTCACCGCCGGCGCGTCCGCCGGGGCGAGCGAGTACCCGGACCAGGGGCTGGTGCCCACCTGGGGCGCGGACGTCTCCATCGGCCGGCGCGACGGCGTGGGCTTGTCGGTCGAGTACGTGCGCCAGCCCGCCTTCCGCCGCGTATCTACCATGGCGTCGCTCGACGCGGAGGGCACGTCTGACCTGCTGCGCGCGAGCGGCTACCGGCCGCTGGGGCGCTGGTCGGCCTGGTCGCAGGCCGAGGTGGAGCGGCTGCACGCGAAGCTGGGGACCACGGGCCGCCTGGGCGCCTCGCTCGGCCTCTCCCGCCAGGTGACGAAGGAGGTAGGCGTCGCCTTCGCCGCCACCGCGATCGCGGCGCGGGGAGATGCGCCTGCGCTGCCCGGCGGGCCCGCGCTGTGGTGGGTGCCGGAGTACTACGTGGAGCCCTCCGTCCGCGTCTCGTACGGCCGCTCGCTGGGCCGGCGCTGGATCGTGGGCGGCAGCGCGGCCCCGGGCCTGGCGTTCGTGCGCGAGCGGCAGGGGGCGCTTCGGCGCTTCCCGTCGTCCACCTTCCCCACGGTGGACGTGGGCCTGAACGCCCGGTACACGTACGGGCGGTGGAGCGTGGGCGGGGCGGGGAGCTGGAACGGCGCCGTGGGCTCCGGCTACCGCTCCGCCGCCATCCAGCTCAGCGGCGGCTACGTGGTGCAGGTGAAGCGGTGA
- a CDS encoding glycosyltransferase, which translates to MSTRRYPAVVVSSLIVLAVVSLTIVAVLFAFTAPPAMQGGMIRATSVLLILFMVVLVVRYLSLLWLGYLHHLKDSRAHDEDDGSFTPPVSIIVPAYNEGPNIASSIRSLLGQEYPRFEVLVVDDGSTDDTFARASEFTGRNGGISVRVVSKGNSGKAGALNAGLRLARYPFVLCMDGDSRLSRDTLRRAIRHFRDPDVAAVAGNVKVVNRGSFWSKLQALEYIEGLNMARRAQGFMRAVNIIPGPIGVFRRDAVLRLGGYDTDTFAEDADLTLKILAQGWRVEYEDRAIAYTEAPEDLGSLIKQRYRWTRGILQALLKRRSVLTSPQSFSTWLSVVMMLFESILWPIMNVVGSLFFVTVAVAFGASAYLIGWWALLTVLDIAAALHTVAMEEEDLSLVPLAVVYRFFFILLIDVTKLFATAEEFMDVEMTWGKLERLGRI; encoded by the coding sequence GTGAGCACGCGCCGCTACCCCGCCGTGGTCGTCAGCAGCCTCATCGTGCTGGCGGTGGTGTCGCTGACCATCGTGGCGGTGCTCTTCGCGTTCACCGCGCCGCCCGCCATGCAGGGGGGGATGATCCGCGCCACCTCGGTGCTGCTCATCCTCTTCATGGTCGTGCTGGTCGTCCGCTACCTCTCGCTCCTCTGGCTGGGCTACCTCCACCACCTCAAGGACAGCCGCGCGCACGACGAGGACGACGGCTCGTTCACGCCGCCGGTCAGCATCATCGTCCCGGCGTACAACGAGGGGCCCAACATCGCCTCGTCCATCCGCTCGCTGCTGGGGCAGGAGTACCCGCGCTTCGAGGTGCTGGTGGTGGACGACGGCAGCACCGACGACACCTTCGCCCGCGCGTCGGAGTTCACGGGCCGCAACGGCGGCATCTCCGTGCGCGTGGTCAGCAAGGGCAACTCGGGGAAGGCGGGCGCGCTGAACGCCGGGCTGCGGCTGGCGCGCTACCCGTTCGTGCTGTGCATGGACGGCGACTCGCGCCTCTCGCGCGACACCCTGCGGCGCGCGATACGGCACTTCCGCGACCCCGACGTGGCGGCGGTGGCGGGCAACGTGAAGGTGGTCAACCGCGGCAGCTTCTGGTCCAAGCTCCAGGCGCTGGAGTACATCGAAGGGCTGAACATGGCGCGGCGGGCGCAGGGCTTCATGCGCGCCGTGAACATCATCCCCGGCCCCATCGGCGTCTTCCGGCGCGACGCCGTGCTCCGCCTGGGCGGCTACGACACCGACACGTTCGCGGAAGATGCGGACCTCACGCTCAAGATCCTGGCGCAGGGCTGGCGCGTGGAGTACGAGGACCGCGCCATCGCGTACACCGAGGCGCCCGAGGACCTGGGCTCGCTCATCAAGCAGCGCTACCGGTGGACGCGCGGCATCTTGCAGGCGCTGCTCAAGCGCCGCTCGGTGCTCACCTCGCCGCAGAGCTTCTCCACCTGGCTGTCGGTGGTGATGATGCTGTTCGAGTCGATCCTGTGGCCCATCATGAACGTGGTGGGCAGCCTCTTCTTCGTGACCGTGGCCGTGGCCTTCGGCGCCAGCGCGTACCTGATCGGGTGGTGGGCGCTGCTCACCGTGCTGGACATCGCGGCCGCGCTGCACACCGTGGCGATGGAGGAGGAGGACCTGAGCCTGGTCCCCCTGGCCGTCGTCTACCGCTTCTTCTTCATCCTGCTGATCGACGTCACCAAGCTCTTCGCCACGGCGGAAGAGTTCATGGACGTGGAGATGACGTGGGGCAAACTGGAACGCCTGGGGAGGATCTGA
- a CDS encoding polysaccharide deacetylase family protein yields the protein MSRSGARAKVAVFLACTAVLLAGGGLFVWRSLASAAEASIGENSGGYEAPGNIPSSLPPASLAGVRVAMIAEPQNGTFGEAGFYGREVGRWRDWLAQLGAQSVSPANADVLVLPQALCMGPELRALVAKHLAAGKGIVANGPMGSRNGLCHPLPDTLLVSLVGGRGSVSRFEPYHDNSYYAVVLGETALGAGVPPGARIELMPANQLVFRGADRSVYYANYRRTPVGMGKQPYFDGAIARARVGPGRVAAFGFELAHVVPGWSEWVTRNVVANAVTWAAGRPVVQIAPWPEGKHAAAVVAQDVEADFRNAGGAVDLLEREKVPATFFVVGRLAEQSPWTMRRLVSYGEVGSHTYDHRSVERLSEAQSEATLRQAQSATAELSGRPVTGFRPPEEKYSLATLQAWARLGGRYVFTSNNSRAAGPEIVPLGRDTLVLLSRVVDDDFEVLDRSSVRDRGVMARHMVRQLDEVIALRGVYMFSYHSHMFARDDLLPVLGALVGTLKSTPGVWIAQAGDVAEWWRQRGQVHVTTSADGRTVDVWNESASPFRRGVLLVDLPSGEQKRLAVPQIARGAHLHVPVQ from the coding sequence ATGTCGCGCAGCGGCGCCCGCGCCAAGGTCGCGGTCTTCCTCGCCTGCACCGCCGTGCTCCTGGCCGGCGGCGGCCTCTTCGTGTGGCGCTCGCTCGCCAGCGCGGCCGAGGCGTCCATCGGCGAGAACAGCGGGGGATATGAGGCGCCGGGCAACATCCCCAGCAGCCTCCCGCCCGCGTCGCTCGCCGGCGTGCGCGTGGCCATGATCGCCGAGCCGCAGAACGGCACCTTCGGCGAGGCGGGCTTCTACGGGCGCGAGGTGGGCCGCTGGCGCGACTGGCTTGCCCAACTTGGCGCGCAGTCCGTCTCTCCGGCGAATGCGGACGTGCTCGTGCTGCCGCAGGCGCTGTGCATGGGGCCGGAACTGCGCGCGCTGGTCGCCAAGCACCTCGCGGCGGGGAAGGGCATCGTCGCGAACGGCCCCATGGGCTCGCGCAACGGGCTCTGCCACCCGCTGCCGGACACCCTGCTCGTGTCCCTCGTGGGCGGTCGCGGCTCCGTCTCCCGCTTCGAGCCGTACCACGACAACTCGTACTACGCGGTGGTGCTGGGCGAGACGGCGCTGGGCGCGGGCGTGCCGCCGGGGGCGCGCATCGAGCTGATGCCCGCCAACCAGCTCGTCTTCCGCGGCGCCGACCGCTCGGTCTACTATGCCAACTACCGCCGCACGCCGGTGGGGATGGGGAAGCAGCCGTACTTCGACGGCGCCATCGCACGGGCGCGCGTCGGGCCCGGGCGGGTGGCCGCGTTCGGGTTCGAGCTGGCGCACGTCGTCCCGGGCTGGAGCGAGTGGGTCACGCGCAACGTGGTCGCCAACGCGGTGACGTGGGCGGCGGGCCGGCCGGTGGTACAGATCGCCCCCTGGCCGGAGGGCAAGCACGCCGCCGCGGTGGTCGCGCAGGACGTGGAGGCCGACTTCCGCAACGCGGGCGGCGCAGTGGACCTGCTGGAGCGCGAGAAGGTCCCCGCCACCTTCTTCGTGGTGGGCCGCCTGGCCGAGCAGAGCCCGTGGACCATGCGGCGCCTGGTGAGCTACGGCGAGGTGGGCAGCCACACGTACGACCACCGCTCGGTCGAGAGGCTGAGCGAGGCCCAGTCCGAGGCCACCCTGCGCCAGGCGCAGTCCGCCACGGCCGAGCTGAGCGGCCGGCCCGTCACGGGCTTCCGGCCGCCGGAGGAGAAGTACTCGCTCGCCACCCTCCAAGCTTGGGCGCGGCTGGGCGGGCGCTACGTCTTCACCTCCAACAACAGCCGCGCCGCCGGGCCGGAGATCGTGCCCTTGGGCCGCGACACGCTCGTCCTTCTCTCTCGCGTGGTGGACGACGACTTCGAGGTGCTGGACCGCTCGTCCGTGCGCGACCGCGGCGTCATGGCGCGCCACATGGTGAGGCAGCTCGACGAGGTGATCGCCCTGCGCGGCGTGTACATGTTCAGCTACCACTCGCACATGTTCGCGCGCGACGACCTGCTGCCGGTGCTGGGCGCCCTGGTCGGGACGCTCAAGTCCACGCCGGGCGTGTGGATCGCGCAGGCGGGCGACGTGGCGGAATGGTGGCGCCAGCGCGGCCAGGTCCACGTCACCACCTCGGCGGACGGGCGCACCGTCGACGTCTGGAACGAGAGCGCATCTCCTTTCCGCCGGGGCGTGCTGCTCGTGGATCTCCCGTCGGGAGAGCAGAAGCGCCTCGCCGTCCCGCAGATCGCTCGCGGTGCCCATCTCCACGTCCCGGTCCAGTAG
- a CDS encoding cellulase family glycosylhydrolase: protein MSRHPAVPRRVNTRSTLQGLAFSALGCAFLAACSGGDGGGGGNPGPVDPGTGPTATSIVAVSFTTVQGAPGYAVDDSLAVKVLDQTGAAMSGVPVTFTATGGTASPGTATTDAQGVARAAWTLGAQPGTYSASAAVSGRSMTPVTFSATAKWGTEAKVTMVSGDAQGMPPGCSLATPLTVKVNDAGGAPVAGAPVYFALKTGSATLGSRKVTTDAQGMAQTSLALGSTAGTNTVEAAIHSQAPSTVSFTATTAQAPPKGFAVVGNQIYSASCQPTRFVGIARPFLESWHRGDDRLIDPQLSREDFRGIKSWHANSVRIPINPSFWLSTAANYDPEYRALVDSTVHRAEEAGLAVILDMHFSDQGNPNRKAYTLEPLPDANHAVPFWKEVAARYKDDGNVMFEMYNEPHDVSWDAWRNGAFVQDTSGSYQGVGYQQLYDAIRGTGAENIVIANGLNWGYDLSGVKSHMLTGYNIVYGTHVYDWPEKQPGAWDAGFGYLAATAPVMIGEFGTMNCGVPYYNAVMDYADRKNISIIAWAWYAPPSDYAGRDQLICTFAALLNDWSGTPTPVGAVVKSHYARY from the coding sequence ATGTCGCGCCATCCGGCTGTCCCACGCCGCGTAAACACGCGTTCTACTCTCCAGGGTCTGGCCTTCTCCGCCCTGGGCTGCGCGTTCCTCGCCGCCTGCTCGGGCGGGGACGGCGGAGGCGGCGGCAACCCTGGCCCGGTGGACCCCGGCACCGGACCCACGGCCACGTCCATCGTGGCGGTCTCGTTCACCACCGTGCAGGGGGCTCCCGGCTACGCGGTGGACGACAGCCTGGCGGTGAAGGTGCTGGACCAGACGGGCGCGGCCATGTCCGGGGTGCCGGTGACGTTCACGGCGACGGGCGGAACGGCATCTCCCGGCACGGCGACGACGGACGCGCAGGGCGTGGCGCGCGCGGCGTGGACGCTGGGCGCGCAGCCGGGCACCTACTCGGCGAGCGCCGCGGTGAGCGGGCGCAGCATGACGCCGGTCACGTTCAGCGCGACGGCGAAGTGGGGCACCGAGGCGAAGGTGACGATGGTCTCCGGCGACGCGCAGGGCATGCCGCCCGGCTGCAGCCTGGCCACTCCGCTCACGGTGAAGGTGAACGACGCGGGCGGCGCCCCAGTGGCGGGCGCGCCGGTCTACTTCGCGCTGAAGACGGGCAGCGCCACGCTGGGCTCGCGCAAGGTGACGACGGATGCGCAGGGGATGGCGCAGACCTCGCTGGCGCTGGGGTCCACGGCGGGCACGAACACGGTCGAGGCGGCGATCCACAGCCAGGCCCCTTCCACCGTGTCGTTCACGGCGACCACGGCGCAAGCGCCGCCGAAGGGCTTCGCGGTGGTGGGCAACCAGATCTACTCGGCGAGCTGCCAGCCGACGCGGTTCGTGGGCATCGCGCGGCCGTTCCTGGAGTCGTGGCACCGCGGCGACGACCGCCTGATCGACCCGCAGCTCTCGCGCGAGGACTTCCGCGGGATCAAGAGCTGGCACGCGAACTCGGTGCGCATCCCCATCAACCCCTCGTTCTGGCTTTCCACGGCGGCGAACTACGACCCGGAGTACCGCGCGCTAGTGGACTCCACCGTGCACCGGGCCGAAGAGGCGGGGCTGGCGGTGATCCTGGACATGCACTTCAGCGACCAGGGCAACCCCAACCGCAAGGCGTACACGCTGGAGCCGCTGCCCGACGCGAACCACGCGGTGCCCTTCTGGAAGGAGGTCGCGGCGCGGTACAAGGACGACGGCAACGTGATGTTCGAGATGTACAACGAGCCGCACGACGTGTCGTGGGATGCGTGGCGCAACGGTGCCTTCGTGCAGGACACCAGCGGCAGCTACCAGGGCGTGGGCTACCAGCAGCTGTACGACGCCATCCGCGGCACCGGCGCGGAGAACATCGTGATCGCGAACGGGCTGAACTGGGGCTACGACCTGTCGGGCGTGAAGAGCCACATGCTCACCGGCTACAACATCGTGTACGGCACGCACGTGTACGACTGGCCGGAGAAGCAGCCGGGCGCGTGGGACGCGGGCTTCGGCTACCTGGCGGCCACCGCGCCGGTGATGATCGGCGAGTTCGGGACGATGAACTGCGGGGTGCCGTACTACAACGCGGTGATGGACTACGCCGACCGGAAGAACATCTCGATCATCGCGTGGGCCTGGTACGCGCCACCGTCGGACTACGCGGGGCGTGACCAGCTGATCTGCACCTTCGCGGCGTTGCTCAACGACTGGAGCGGCACGCCGACCCCGGTCGGCGCGGTGGTGAAGAGCCACTACGCGCGCTACTGA